One part of the Tunicatimonas pelagia genome encodes these proteins:
- a CDS encoding GAF domain-containing protein codes for MTFAQVLNAGIRDDQPSYLQKKIRIANSVALIISFGVAVPFIIISGIHFPPLVLVPIIGVIISLGVVGLNALNKTTSARLIISLLPLMLAAAYNVGLASVGEPPVTGLYMIELGFSITVFLVFDLREKRYLISLVIIVLLIIFSFPYTQHWWEPNVDATIIREGYVGVIAVLTSILYTFGSVFILAQQNFFSENKFAQLLTEAKETNETAKQSEQELKESLKQLEEAQEEEKQRQWVTEGLTQTVSILRENDDLPSMSEKIVSHIIRYINANQGGLFIVDEQDSEKYLRLQACYAYGRKKFKKKTVAIGEGLLGQAYLEKEYSYLTEIPQNYVNITSGLGKATPRALLIMPLIINEEVEGVLELASLQEFKPHEIEFMQTLGESIAATLRNARISTQTKALLEESQQQAEEMQAQEEEMRQNMEEMQATQEQSERLRTELEESENLLKEKLKELEAAQRETEEVRRVEQQRTEEQIKSRKKMMEKAMQKFKEREQELLAQLEAAKK; via the coding sequence ATGACATTCGCCCAAGTACTCAATGCGGGTATTCGAGATGACCAGCCCTCTTACCTACAAAAGAAAATACGGATTGCTAATAGTGTGGCACTCATTATCAGCTTTGGAGTAGCGGTTCCATTCATAATTATTTCTGGAATTCATTTTCCGCCCCTAGTTCTGGTTCCTATCATAGGCGTTATCATATCCCTCGGAGTTGTAGGCCTAAACGCCTTGAATAAAACTACGTCCGCAAGACTTATTATTTCACTGCTACCGCTTATGTTAGCTGCCGCCTACAATGTCGGATTGGCCTCAGTAGGTGAGCCACCGGTAACCGGACTATACATGATAGAACTTGGGTTTTCTATTACCGTGTTTCTAGTCTTTGATCTACGGGAAAAAAGATATTTGATCTCTTTGGTTATTATTGTTTTACTAATCATTTTCTCCTTTCCGTACACTCAACATTGGTGGGAACCTAATGTGGATGCAACTATCATCCGAGAAGGATACGTAGGGGTAATCGCTGTCTTAACTAGCATTTTGTATACTTTCGGCAGTGTTTTCATATTGGCACAACAAAATTTCTTCTCTGAAAACAAATTTGCTCAATTGCTTACTGAAGCGAAAGAGACCAATGAAACAGCTAAGCAGTCAGAACAAGAACTCAAAGAAAGCTTGAAGCAGTTAGAAGAAGCTCAAGAAGAAGAGAAACAGCGACAATGGGTGACTGAAGGGCTAACTCAGACGGTAAGTATTCTTCGTGAGAATGATGATTTGCCAAGCATGAGCGAAAAAATTGTTAGCCATATTATTCGCTACATCAATGCCAATCAGGGGGGGCTTTTTATTGTTGATGAGCAGGATAGTGAGAAGTATCTGCGCCTTCAAGCTTGTTATGCTTACGGACGTAAAAAATTTAAGAAAAAGACGGTGGCTATTGGCGAAGGATTACTGGGTCAGGCTTACCTGGAAAAAGAATACAGCTACCTCACTGAAATCCCTCAGAACTACGTGAACATTACTTCCGGATTAGGTAAGGCTACCCCTAGAGCTTTACTTATTATGCCTCTCATTATTAATGAGGAGGTAGAAGGAGTGCTGGAGTTGGCTTCTCTGCAAGAGTTTAAACCACATGAGATTGAGTTTATGCAAACACTGGGCGAAAGCATTGCCGCTACGCTACGTAATGCTCGGATAAGCACTCAGACAAAAGCACTATTGGAAGAGTCGCAACAGCAGGCTGAAGAGATGCAAGCACAGGAAGAAGAGATGCGGCAAAATATGGAGGAGATGCAGGCTACCCAAGAACAGTCGGAGCGGCTACGAACTGAATTAGAAGAAAGCGAAAATTTACTAAAAGAAAAGCTGAAAGAACTAGAAGCAGCTCAGCGCGAAACTGAGGAAGTACGACGAGTTGAACAGCAGCGAACCGAAGAACAAATCAAGTCCAGAAAAAAGATGATGGAAAAAGCGATGCAAAAGTTTAAGGAAAGAGAACAAGAGTTATTGGCTCAACTGGAAGCTGCCAAAAAATAA
- the ispF gene encoding 2-C-methyl-D-erythritol 2,4-cyclodiphosphate synthase, protein MNFRIGYGYDVHQLEEGQDFWLGGIRLEHTHGAKGHSDADVLIHAICDALLGAANLRDIGFHFPDTDPKYKGVDSKILLKEVMQLLRKEGYELGNIDATVCLEAPKVNPHIPAMRATMAEVMEVEESTISIKATTSEKMGFVGRKEGVATHAVALIVKKSN, encoded by the coding sequence ATGAACTTTAGAATTGGTTACGGCTACGATGTGCATCAATTGGAAGAAGGACAAGATTTTTGGCTGGGTGGCATTCGTCTGGAGCATACACATGGAGCAAAAGGCCACTCGGATGCTGATGTACTGATTCACGCTATCTGCGATGCCCTGCTGGGAGCAGCTAATCTGCGTGATATTGGTTTTCACTTTCCCGATACTGACCCCAAGTACAAAGGGGTTGATAGCAAAATTTTGCTGAAAGAAGTAATGCAACTACTGCGTAAGGAGGGCTACGAATTAGGCAATATTGACGCTACCGTCTGTTTGGAAGCTCCTAAAGTAAATCCTCACATTCCCGCTATGCGAGCTACTATGGCCGAAGTGATGGAGGTAGAAGAATCAACTATTTCTATTAAAGCCACTACCTCTGAGAAGATGGGTTTCGTGGGGCGAAAGGAGGGGGTTGCCACTCACGCAGTAGCGCTGATAGTGAAGAAAAGCAATTGA
- a CDS encoding NADH-quinone oxidoreductase subunit D has product MADTIQYQYDSDHLQNSEPTKYQAEDLTSEQMVINIGPQHPSTHGVLRLEVVTEGEVIVDVVPHLGYLHRCFEKHTESLPYNQIIPYVDRMDYLAAMNSEHAYAMGVERMLGIQDQIPTRVEYIRVLVAELNRLASHFVAIGTYAMDIGAYTPFLWMMRDREHIQRMLEWVCGSRMLYNYIWIGGLFYDLPVGFEERCQEFVTYLRPKLSELEQLVVDNKIFVERTANVGVLPLDLAINYGISGPMLRASGLRYDLRRVDGYSVYPELEFDIPIGEGKMGAVGDCWDRTYVRVLECYESLRIIEQCVVQLTGDHKRTREFDPRAVVPKKIRPKQQDLYVRAENPRGELGFYFRADGRSDIPFRCKARSSCFVNLSILAELSRGGMIADLVAILGSIDIVLGEVDR; this is encoded by the coding sequence ATGGCAGATACCATTCAGTACCAGTACGATTCCGATCATCTACAGAACTCTGAGCCTACCAAGTATCAGGCAGAAGATTTAACTTCCGAGCAGATGGTGATCAACATTGGGCCGCAGCATCCGTCTACCCACGGGGTTTTGCGGTTAGAGGTGGTGACAGAAGGTGAGGTCATTGTCGATGTGGTACCACATTTGGGCTATTTGCACCGCTGCTTTGAAAAACACACTGAATCGTTACCCTATAATCAGATTATTCCCTACGTAGATCGGATGGATTATTTGGCAGCGATGAATTCTGAACATGCTTACGCGATGGGAGTAGAACGAATGCTAGGTATCCAGGATCAGATTCCAACGCGAGTAGAATACATTCGAGTGCTGGTGGCAGAGCTGAATCGTTTAGCCTCGCACTTTGTAGCGATTGGTACTTACGCTATGGATATTGGGGCGTACACTCCTTTTCTGTGGATGATGCGCGACCGCGAACATATCCAGCGAATGTTGGAGTGGGTTTGTGGATCACGAATGCTCTACAACTACATTTGGATTGGAGGCTTGTTTTACGATCTGCCCGTTGGCTTTGAAGAACGCTGCCAGGAATTTGTTACCTACTTACGACCCAAGTTAAGTGAGCTAGAACAGTTGGTCGTAGACAACAAAATATTTGTAGAACGTACTGCCAATGTGGGCGTATTGCCACTGGATTTAGCCATTAATTACGGAATCTCTGGACCGATGCTTCGGGCATCGGGACTACGCTACGACCTACGACGGGTAGACGGTTACTCAGTATACCCCGAACTAGAATTTGATATTCCGATTGGTGAAGGGAAAATGGGAGCCGTAGGTGATTGCTGGGATCGTACTTACGTTCGCGTTCTCGAGTGCTACGAGTCGCTACGGATTATTGAGCAGTGTGTAGTCCAATTAACGGGCGACCACAAACGCACTCGAGAATTCGATCCGCGAGCCGTAGTTCCTAAAAAAATCCGTCCTAAACAGCAAGATTTATACGTGCGAGCCGAAAACCCTCGCGGTGAACTGGGCTTCTATTTCCGAGCCGACGGGCGTAGCGATATTCCCTTCCGATGTAAAGCCCGTAGCTCCTGCTTTGTGAACCTATCCATTTTAGCCGAACTTAGCCGGGGTGGCATGATTGCCGATCTGGTAGCCATTCTCGGTTCTATTGATATTGTGTTGGGTGAAGTAGATCGGTAG
- a CDS encoding STAS/SEC14 domain-containing protein, with the protein MEATAISVKNGLGNDFLHIEYNEASKWVYARWVGDVTNEDVKHGAEKILEQLQQHHCPHILNDNRELVGSWDEVTEWVQQDWMPRAIGAGLQKFAHIISPDIFAAMSVEEMVTRASGFEMRIFEDEAEAKAWLESE; encoded by the coding sequence ATGGAAGCAACAGCAATTTCAGTAAAAAATGGATTAGGAAACGATTTTCTGCACATTGAGTACAATGAAGCTAGTAAATGGGTTTATGCCCGCTGGGTTGGTGATGTCACTAATGAAGACGTGAAACATGGAGCTGAAAAAATACTAGAGCAACTACAGCAACACCATTGCCCTCATATACTTAACGACAATCGAGAACTGGTCGGTTCGTGGGATGAAGTTACTGAATGGGTTCAGCAAGACTGGATGCCGCGCGCTATTGGTGCGGGACTACAGAAGTTTGCCCATATAATATCTCCCGATATTTTCGCTGCTATGTCGGTAGAAGAAATGGTAACCCGGGCAAGTGGTTTTGAGATGCGTATTTTTGAAGATGAGGCCGAGGCAAAAGCTTGGTTGGAGTCAGAATAA
- a CDS encoding thymidylate synthase, whose translation MQQYLDLMRHILDHGVKKEDRTGTGTLSVFGHQMRFDLQEGFPVTTTKKLHLRSIIHELLWFLQGDTNIGYLKENKVRIWDEWADENGDLGPVYGHQWRSWPAPDGRSIDQIKQILHQIKNTPNSRRIMVSAWNVADVERMALPPCHALFQFYVAEGKLSCQLYQRSADVFLGVPFNIASYALLTMMVAQVCNLKPGEFIHTFGDAHLYTNHLEQAGLQLSRNPRPLPIMKINSEVTDLFAFCYEDFELVNYDPHPHIKAEVAI comes from the coding sequence ATGCAGCAGTATCTTGATTTGATGCGTCATATTTTGGATCATGGCGTGAAGAAGGAAGACCGCACCGGAACCGGTACATTGAGTGTATTCGGCCACCAAATGCGCTTTGATCTGCAAGAAGGCTTTCCGGTGACTACCACTAAAAAACTGCATCTGCGCTCAATTATTCATGAGCTGCTATGGTTCTTGCAAGGTGATACCAACATTGGCTACTTAAAAGAAAACAAAGTAAGAATTTGGGATGAGTGGGCAGATGAAAATGGTGATCTGGGTCCCGTATACGGCCACCAGTGGCGAAGCTGGCCTGCCCCCGACGGTCGCTCCATCGATCAGATTAAGCAGATACTACACCAAATCAAAAACACCCCTAACTCCCGCCGAATTATGGTATCGGCCTGGAATGTGGCCGATGTAGAGCGAATGGCCCTACCGCCCTGTCATGCCTTGTTTCAGTTCTACGTAGCTGAGGGAAAGCTTTCCTGTCAGTTGTACCAGCGTAGTGCCGATGTCTTTCTGGGGGTTCCTTTTAATATTGCCTCCTACGCTCTGCTGACCATGATGGTTGCTCAGGTCTGCAATCTGAAGCCCGGTGAGTTTATTCACACCTTCGGCGATGCCCATCTTTATACCAACCATCTTGAGCAAGCCGGACTACAACTTAGCCGGAACCCTCGTCCGTTACCCATCATGAAAATCAACTCCGAAGTGACCGATCTTTTTGCATTTTGCTACGAAGATTTTGAGCTAGTTAATTACGATCCGCACCCTCACATTAAAGCCGAAGTAGCGATTTAG
- a CDS encoding fatty acid desaturase family protein — protein MNYQARFIDIDRSAFFPTLRKRVNQYFKDKDISHYGNRKMVAKTIILSAIYFGAYAAILTLSVNAWWLLPFAITMGVAMAGIGMSVMHDALHGSYSRSATVNRWVGYLTYFIGANPVVWKIQHNVLHHTYTNIHGLDDDIRTKLVIRLSKHASLRSIHRYQYIYVFFLYGFNTLFFIISDLIKLLSYNKVGMVERQKSKFSSELWKLIFTKVLYLFFTVALPMLITPLLWWQVVIGVLAMHFTAGYILTLVFQLAHIVEEVEQPLPNKEGNIENAWAIHQLETTANFARNNRLLNWYVGGLNFQVEHHLFPNICHIHYEAIAPIVQQTAKEFHLPYHEKIRFRDALASHVKMMKSLGEIPAHAYSISG, from the coding sequence ATGAACTACCAAGCACGGTTTATCGATATTGATCGATCAGCCTTTTTTCCTACCTTACGCAAGCGCGTTAATCAGTATTTTAAAGATAAGGACATTTCCCACTACGGCAATCGGAAGATGGTGGCAAAAACCATTATTCTTTCAGCGATCTATTTTGGCGCTTATGCCGCCATACTCACTTTATCGGTTAACGCATGGTGGCTGCTGCCATTTGCTATTACTATGGGTGTGGCTATGGCGGGTATCGGCATGTCGGTTATGCACGATGCTTTACACGGTTCTTATTCCCGTAGTGCTACCGTTAATCGCTGGGTAGGCTATCTCACCTATTTTATTGGGGCTAACCCCGTAGTCTGGAAAATACAGCATAATGTACTACACCATACCTACACCAACATTCACGGGTTAGACGATGACATTCGGACGAAGCTGGTAATCCGGTTATCGAAGCACGCATCTTTGCGATCTATACATCGCTATCAATATATCTATGTATTCTTTCTGTACGGTTTCAATACCCTATTTTTTATCATCAGCGATCTGATTAAGTTATTATCTTACAATAAGGTCGGGATGGTAGAGCGACAGAAATCTAAGTTTTCCAGCGAACTTTGGAAGCTTATTTTTACGAAGGTTTTATACCTCTTTTTTACCGTAGCCCTTCCAATGCTGATTACTCCGCTACTCTGGTGGCAGGTAGTTATTGGAGTGTTAGCAATGCATTTTACCGCCGGGTATATTCTCACGCTCGTATTTCAACTGGCGCACATTGTAGAGGAAGTAGAGCAACCGCTGCCTAATAAAGAAGGTAATATTGAGAATGCTTGGGCCATTCACCAACTGGAGACAACGGCTAATTTTGCCCGCAATAACCGTTTGCTGAATTGGTACGTAGGGGGACTCAACTTTCAAGTAGAGCATCATTTATTTCCGAATATCTGCCATATTCACTACGAAGCTATTGCTCCCATTGTGCAGCAGACCGCTAAGGAGTTTCATTTACCTTACCATGAGAAGATTCGCTTCCGCGATGCGCTGGCCTCTCACGTCAAGATGATGAAGAGCTTGGGTGAAATCCCGGCGCACGCTTATTCTATCTCTGGCTAG
- a CDS encoding RES family NAD+ phosphorylase — translation MEVFRIVKAEYANELFASGRTNRWNYTGEKVLYTAASRSLACLENLVHASGEILSEQFTIMVIYIPDDLAVTSVRPNELPSDWFQRARHPSCQAIGSQWFQTENTPILKVPSAIMHQEFNYVLNTQHSDYKKIQLIDQQSFAFDPRFKQNQFE, via the coding sequence ATGGAAGTTTTCCGCATTGTAAAAGCTGAGTACGCCAACGAGCTTTTTGCTTCAGGACGTACCAATCGATGGAACTATACGGGCGAAAAAGTATTGTATACAGCAGCTTCCCGTTCGCTAGCGTGCCTGGAAAACTTGGTGCACGCCTCCGGTGAGATTCTTAGCGAGCAATTTACGATTATGGTTATTTACATTCCGGATGATTTGGCAGTTACCTCAGTGCGACCCAATGAGTTACCAAGTGATTGGTTTCAGCGAGCGCGACACCCTTCTTGCCAAGCAATCGGTAGCCAGTGGTTTCAAACTGAGAACACACCCATTTTGAAAGTGCCTTCCGCTATTATGCACCAAGAATTCAATTACGTGCTCAATACTCAGCATTCCGATTACAAAAAGATTCAACTAATTGACCAGCAATCATTCGCTTTTGATCCTCGTTTCAAACAAAATCAGTTTGAATAA
- a CDS encoding MbcA/ParS/Xre antitoxin family protein — MKQIQSKPPKRSRKSRARKTATPATPGGKVSWGASREEILQLARQGVSKQKVGTVMTQTQSSVEELATVLGVTVRTARNYRAQEDLLSPQQAEALLKYQKLVQRGETVFGSVEIFKRWLHKPAFGLDGDKPFDLLITSEGLNLVSDEVERIANGEFA; from the coding sequence ATGAAACAAATCCAGTCTAAACCTCCTAAAAGAAGTCGAAAATCTCGTGCAAGAAAAACAGCAACGCCAGCTACTCCGGGGGGTAAGGTAAGTTGGGGAGCTAGTCGGGAGGAAATTCTTCAGTTAGCCCGACAAGGGGTATCCAAACAGAAAGTCGGCACAGTAATGACTCAAACTCAAAGTAGTGTTGAGGAGCTAGCTACTGTGTTGGGAGTAACTGTGCGTACTGCCCGAAATTACCGTGCTCAGGAAGATTTGCTCAGCCCACAGCAAGCGGAAGCGTTATTGAAGTACCAAAAATTAGTTCAGCGAGGAGAAACGGTATTTGGTTCGGTAGAAATATTTAAGCGGTGGTTACATAAGCCGGCCTTTGGCTTAGATGGTGATAAACCCTTTGACTTACTCATCACCTCGGAAGGGTTGAATCTAGTGAGCGATGAAGTGGAGCGTATTGCCAATGGCGAGTTTGCCTAA